TTTCGTATCCAGCTCGCGATCCCAGTAATTGTTGAATACACACGACGATGCCATCACCAGCATCGTTCCGAGTAACGTCCATAACAAATGTCCAAACTGAATATGCCAGCCGGAGGCAAGCCAGAAGCCGCCAAAGGTAGCAATCAGATTGGAGCGCAAAATGCCCGGTTTGGTTAGCGCGATGAAGTCTCGCCAGCCTGCACCCTGCTCGCTTGGAGCTGGAGCGTTATATAGGGGGGAATCCGGTATGGTAGAATAGCCCGGTTGTTTATCCAAGGAAACTCGTTCCTCCTTCATATTGAGTTGTCTGCAACCGATGATTACAACATGGGCTGCTCATAAAAAAGGTTCACCTTTTTCACTGCCTATGCGGAATAGGAAGAGGAAAGGTGAATCTCTATAAACCCGTACAAATCGCCTTATCCACTTTATCATACCTGACTGTAATTGTCTTTGCCTTTGTTTAGGGGGCATGACGATTATGACAATTTGTTGAAAGATGGTGATTTTAATCTGAGTTTCACGTTTTTGCTAACTGGTTATGGTAAACTACAGGCGAAATGAAGCAAAGCCTATGCGTCATTGCAAAATTGGAATTGCATACGAGAATAGACGCCGAATGACTAAGGAGAGAATATTCAATGGATACTGCCACCCATTTTGCCATGGGGTTTGGACTTGCCGGACTCGCTTATGTGGACCCTGTTGTCGCTTCCGACCCCAGTCTAGCGATTGCGGTCATGGTTGCAACGATCATTGGTTCGCAGGCACCGGATTTTGATACCATTTTACGTTTAAAAGATAATGCTACGTATGTACGCAATCATCGCGGCATTACGCATTCCTTGCCATTTATGGCGCTCTGGATTGCGCTCATTGGTGGCGGCACTTCGCTGCTGCTGCATCATGAAGGCTTCTGGCACATTTTATTATGGACTGCGATTGCGGTGGTACTGCATGTATTTACCGATTTGTTTAACACCTACGGAACGCAGGCGGTACGCCCGTTTAGCGAAACTTGGATTTCATGGAATATTATTAATATTTTTGACCCATTTATTTTCGGTGCGCATATTGTAGCGCTGCTGCTGTGGGTGACAGGATTGATTCCGCCTGCACCGCTATTTATTACGCTGTACTCTACCATTGCTGTCTATTATGTATGGCGGACGACGACACACTGGTATTTGACCCGCAAGGTGGAGCGTATCGATATTGAAGACGGACGTTCGACAGAACCGGATGGACATTATGTGCTAATCCCGACCATTTCACTGCGTCGTTGGCATGTCGTTCATGCCAAAAAAGACGGTAGTTATCGAGTAGGCTGGTATAGCCCTGATAAATTGATCTGGATCGATGCGGTAGCGTCGATGGATCATCCAGCCATTGAAGCGTCCCGTCAGCATCGAGATATTCGAGCGCTGCTGTACTTTTCATCGTATACCATTTCTGAGGTAGAGCAGACAGCAGGCGGTTACATTGTACGCTGGGCGGATGTGCGCTATCGTCATCGTCGCCAGTACCCGTTTGTAGCGGTTGTGGTAATGGATAAAGAGTTTCATGCGATTGATTCGTATGTAGGCTGGCTGAGTCCTGATAAGATGAATGAGCGGTTGAGTGTGCATGTTGGGTAGATGTGAGGAAAGGCCGAAATGATTTGGCGGGGTGACATCCATCACTGCGGGAAGGAAT
The window above is part of the Paenibacillus sp. JQZ6Y-1 genome. Proteins encoded here:
- a CDS encoding metal-dependent hydrolase yields the protein MDTATHFAMGFGLAGLAYVDPVVASDPSLAIAVMVATIIGSQAPDFDTILRLKDNATYVRNHRGITHSLPFMALWIALIGGGTSLLLHHEGFWHILLWTAIAVVLHVFTDLFNTYGTQAVRPFSETWISWNIINIFDPFIFGAHIVALLLWVTGLIPPAPLFITLYSTIAVYYVWRTTTHWYLTRKVERIDIEDGRSTEPDGHYVLIPTISLRRWHVVHAKKDGSYRVGWYSPDKLIWIDAVASMDHPAIEASRQHRDIRALLYFSSYTISEVEQTAGGYIVRWADVRYRHRRQYPFVAVVVMDKEFHAIDSYVGWLSPDKMNERLSVHVG